A single Mustelus asterias chromosome 4, sMusAst1.hap1.1, whole genome shotgun sequence DNA region contains:
- the LOC144492681 gene encoding uncharacterized protein LOC144492681 yields the protein MANQSNLHIFGLWEETGIPGGNPRRHGESVQTLHGHGERVQTPHGHGESVQTPHGHGESVQTPHGHGESVQTPHGHGESVQTPHGHGESVQTPHGHGESVQTPHGHGESGKLHTDTGRACKLHTDTGRACKLHTDTGRACKLHTDTGRACKLHTDTGRACKLHTDTGRACKLHTDTGRACKLHTDTGRACKLHTDTGRACKLHTDTGRACKLHTDTGRACKLHTDTGRACKLHTDTGSVQTPHGHGESVQTPHGHWESVQTPHGLGERVQTPHGHWESVQTPHTLGECANSTQTGRSQVNRI from the coding sequence atggccaatcaatctaacctgcacatctttggactgtgggaggaaactggaatacccggaggaaacccacgcagacatggggagagcgtgcaaactctacacggacacggggagagggtgcaaactccacacggacacggggagagtgtgcaaactccacacggacacggggagagcgtgcaaactccacacggacacggggagagcgtgcaaactccacacggacacggggagagcgtgcaaactccacacggacacggggagagcgtgcaaactccacacggacacggggagagcgtgcaaactccacacggacacggggagagcggcaaactccacactgacacggggagagcgtgcaaactccacacggacacggggagagcgtgcaaactccacacggacacggggagagcgtgcaaactccacacggacacggggagagcgtgcaaactccacacggacacggggagagcgtgcaaactccacacggacacggggagagcgtgcaaactccacacggacacggggagagcgtgcaaactccacacggacacggggagagcgtgcaaactccacacggacacggggagagcgtgcaaactccacacggacacggggagagcgtgcaaactccacacggacacggggagagcgtgcaaactccacacggacacggggagagcgtgcaaactccacacggacacggggagcgtgcaaactccacacggacacggggagagcgtgcaaactccacacggacactgggagagcgtgcaaactccacacggactcggggagagggtgcaaactccacacggacactgggagagcgtgcaaactccacacacactgggagagtgtgcaaactccacacagactggccGCTCACAAGTTAATAGAATATGA